Proteins from one Streptomyces sp. NBC_00289 genomic window:
- the orn gene encoding oligoribonuclease: protein MNDRMVWIDCEMTGLSLSDDALIEVAALVTDSDLNVLGEGVDIVIRPPDSALETMPEVVRQMHTTSALLDELAGGTTLADAEEQVLSYIREHVKEPGKAPLCGNSVGTDRGFLLRDMPTLESYLHYRIVDVSSVKELARRWYPRAYFNSPEKNGNHRALADIRESIAELRYYREAVFVPQPGPDSETARTIASKYVLPAR from the coding sequence ATGAACGATCGCATGGTGTGGATCGACTGCGAGATGACCGGCCTCTCGCTGTCCGACGACGCGCTCATCGAGGTGGCCGCCCTCGTCACCGACTCCGACCTGAACGTACTCGGCGAGGGGGTGGACATCGTCATCCGTCCACCGGACTCGGCGCTCGAGACGATGCCGGAGGTGGTGCGTCAGATGCACACCACCTCGGCGCTGCTCGACGAACTGGCGGGCGGTACGACACTGGCCGACGCCGAGGAGCAGGTCCTCTCCTACATCCGGGAGCACGTCAAGGAGCCGGGCAAGGCCCCGCTGTGCGGCAACTCGGTCGGCACCGACCGCGGTTTCCTGCTCCGCGACATGCCGACCCTGGAGAGCTACCTCCACTACCGGATCGTCGACGTCTCGTCGGTGAAGGAGCTGGCCCGCCGCTGGTACCCCCGCGCCTACTTCAACAGCCCCGAGAAGAACGGGAATCACCGGGCTCTCGCCGACATCCGCGAGTCCATCGCGGAACTCCGGTACTACCGGGAGGCCGTCTTCGTACCGCAGCCCGGTCCCGACTCGGAGACGGCCCGCACGATCGCCTCGAAGTACGTCCTGCCTGCGCGGTAG
- a CDS encoding helix-turn-helix domain-containing protein → MSHDSTAAPEAAARKLSGRRRKEIVAVLLFSGGPIFESSIPLSVFGIDRQDAGVPRYRLLVCGGEEGPLRTTGGLELTAPHGLEAISRAGTVVVPAWRSITSPPPEDALDALRRAHEEGARIVGLCTGAFVLAAAGLLDGRPATTHWMYAPTLAKRYPSVHVDPRELFVDDGDVLTSAGTAAGIDLCLHIVRTDHGNEAAGALARRLVVPPRRSGGQERYLDRSLPEEIGADPLAEVVAWALEHLHEQFDVETLAARAYMSRRTFDRRFRSLTGSAPLQWLITQRVLQAQRLLETSDYSVDEVAGRCGFRSPVALRGHFRRQLGSSPAAYRAAYRARRPQSERPAADESVTHPSGAPSPAGHGGPPTALHPEGGPVPPQTRRTAAASSVGPSASMSTSADHGRDAYVPSRASLPGQRSGT, encoded by the coding sequence ATGAGCCACGACTCCACTGCCGCGCCGGAAGCCGCGGCCCGGAAGCTTTCCGGGCGACGCCGCAAGGAGATCGTCGCGGTGCTGCTGTTCAGCGGCGGCCCCATCTTCGAGAGTTCCATACCACTGTCGGTGTTCGGGATCGACCGCCAGGACGCCGGCGTGCCCCGCTACCGACTACTGGTGTGCGGCGGCGAGGAAGGCCCACTGCGGACCACAGGGGGCCTGGAACTCACCGCGCCACATGGCCTGGAGGCGATCTCACGGGCAGGCACCGTCGTGGTGCCCGCCTGGCGTTCGATCACCTCACCGCCACCGGAGGACGCGCTCGACGCGCTGCGCCGGGCGCACGAGGAAGGCGCCCGCATCGTCGGGCTGTGCACCGGTGCCTTCGTCCTCGCGGCGGCGGGCCTGCTGGACGGCCGTCCCGCGACAACACACTGGATGTACGCGCCGACGCTGGCGAAACGCTATCCGTCGGTGCATGTCGATCCACGCGAGCTGTTCGTCGACGACGGTGACGTGCTGACGTCGGCGGGTACGGCCGCCGGGATCGACCTGTGCCTGCACATCGTGCGCACGGACCACGGCAACGAGGCGGCCGGAGCCCTGGCCCGCCGCCTGGTGGTCCCCCCGCGCCGCAGCGGCGGTCAGGAGCGCTACCTCGACAGGTCTTTACCTGAGGAGATCGGCGCCGACCCCCTCGCGGAGGTCGTCGCCTGGGCGCTGGAGCACCTCCACGAGCAGTTCGACGTGGAGACCCTGGCGGCGCGGGCCTACATGAGCCGGCGCACCTTCGACCGCCGGTTCCGCTCGTTGACCGGAAGCGCTCCCCTGCAGTGGCTGATCACCCAGCGCGTCCTGCAGGCACAGCGCCTCCTGGAGACGTCGGACTACTCGGTGGACGAGGTCGCGGGCCGGTGCGGATTCCGCTCGCCGGTGGCGCTGCGCGGTCACTTCCGCCGCCAGCTGGGCTCCTCCCCGGCCGCCTACCGGGCGGCGTACCGCGCCCGCAGGCCGCAGTCCGAGCGGCCGGCGGCCGACGAGAGCGTCACGCACCCGTCCGGCGCGCCGTCCCCGGCGGGCCACGGAGGCCCGCCGACCGCCCTGCATCCGGAGGGCGGCCCGGTTCCGCCGCAGACCCGCCGTACCGCGGCGGCGAGTTCGGTGGGTCCTTCGGCCTCGATGTCGACGTCCGCGGACCACGGTCGCGACGCGTACGTGCCGAGCAGGGCGAGCCTCCCGGGGCAGCGCAGCGGTACGTGA
- the glmS gene encoding glutamine--fructose-6-phosphate transaminase (isomerizing), whose translation MCGIVGYIGRRDVAPLLLEGLQRLEYRGYDSAGIVVTSPKTAGLKMVKAKGRVRDLEAKVPARFKGTTGIAHTRWATHGAPSDVNAHPHMSADNKVAVVHNGIIDNASDLRRKLEADGVEFLSETDTEVLVHLVARSQAEKLEDKVRETLRVIEGTYGIAVLHADFPDRIVVARNGSPVVLGIGEKEMFVASDVAALVTHTRQIVTLDDGEMATLKADDFRTYTTEGTRTTSEPTTVEWEAESYDMGGHDTYMHKEIHEQADAVDRVLRGRIDDRFSTVHLGGLNLDAREARAVRRVKILGCGTSYHAGMIGAQMIEELARIPADAEPASEFRYRNAVVDPDTLYIAVSQSGETYDVLAAVQELKRKGARVLGVVNVVGSAIAREADGGVYVHAGPEVCVVSTKCFTNTTVAFALLALHLGRTRDLSVRDGKRIIEGLRRLPAQITEMLEQEDEIKKLAQEYAEARSMLFIGRVRGYPVAREASLKLKEVSYIHAEAYPASELKHGPLALIEPALPTVAIVPDDDLLEKNRAALEEIKARSGKILAVAHREQEKADQTIIVPKNEDELDPILMGIPLQLLAYHTALALGRDIDKPRNLAKSVTVE comes from the coding sequence ATGTGCGGAATCGTCGGATACATCGGCAGGCGTGACGTGGCACCCCTCCTGCTGGAGGGTCTCCAGCGCCTGGAGTACCGCGGCTACGACTCCGCGGGCATCGTCGTCACGTCCCCGAAGACCGCCGGCCTCAAGATGGTCAAGGCCAAGGGCCGGGTCCGCGACCTGGAGGCCAAGGTCCCGGCGCGCTTCAAGGGAACCACCGGCATCGCCCACACCCGCTGGGCCACCCACGGCGCCCCCTCCGACGTGAACGCCCACCCGCACATGTCGGCCGACAACAAGGTCGCCGTCGTCCACAACGGCATCATCGACAACGCCTCCGACCTGCGCCGCAAACTGGAGGCGGACGGCGTCGAGTTCCTCTCCGAGACCGACACCGAGGTCCTCGTCCACCTCGTCGCCCGCTCGCAGGCCGAGAAGCTCGAGGACAAGGTCCGTGAGACGCTGCGGGTCATCGAGGGCACGTACGGCATCGCCGTCCTGCACGCCGACTTCCCCGACCGCATCGTGGTGGCCCGCAACGGCTCCCCGGTCGTGCTCGGCATCGGCGAGAAGGAGATGTTCGTCGCCTCCGACGTGGCCGCGCTGGTCACTCACACCCGGCAGATCGTGACGCTGGACGACGGCGAGATGGCCACCCTCAAGGCCGACGACTTCCGCACCTACACCACGGAGGGCACCCGGACCACGTCCGAGCCGACCACCGTCGAGTGGGAGGCCGAGTCGTACGACATGGGCGGCCACGACACCTACATGCACAAGGAGATCCACGAGCAGGCCGACGCCGTGGACCGCGTGCTGCGCGGCCGCATCGACGACCGCTTCTCCACCGTGCACCTCGGCGGCCTGAACCTGGACGCCCGCGAGGCGCGTGCCGTGCGCCGCGTGAAGATCCTCGGCTGCGGCACCTCGTACCACGCGGGCATGATCGGCGCCCAGATGATCGAGGAGCTGGCCCGCATCCCCGCCGACGCCGAGCCGGCCTCCGAGTTCCGCTACCGCAACGCCGTCGTGGACCCCGACACCCTGTACATCGCGGTCTCCCAGTCCGGTGAGACCTACGACGTGCTGGCGGCCGTCCAGGAGCTCAAGCGCAAGGGCGCGCGGGTGCTCGGCGTGGTGAACGTGGTCGGCTCCGCGATCGCGCGGGAGGCGGACGGCGGCGTCTACGTCCACGCGGGCCCGGAGGTCTGCGTGGTGTCCACCAAGTGCTTCACCAACACCACGGTCGCCTTCGCGCTCCTCGCGCTGCACCTCGGCCGCACCCGCGACCTCTCGGTCCGCGACGGCAAGCGGATCATCGAGGGCCTGCGCCGGCTGCCCGCGCAGATCACCGAGATGCTGGAGCAGGAGGACGAGATCAAGAAGCTGGCCCAGGAGTACGCCGAGGCACGCTCCATGCTCTTCATCGGCCGCGTCCGGGGCTACCCGGTGGCCCGTGAGGCCTCCCTGAAGCTCAAGGAGGTCTCCTACATCCACGCCGAGGCCTACCCGGCCTCCGAGCTCAAGCACGGCCCGCTGGCCCTGATCGAGCCCGCCCTGCCCACGGTCGCCATCGTCCCGGACGACGACCTCCTGGAGAAGAACCGCGCCGCCCTGGAGGAGATCAAGGCCCGCAGCGGCAAGATCCTCGCGGTGGCCCACCGGGAGCAGGAGAAGGCCGACCAGACGATCATCGTCCCCAAGAACGAGGACGAGCTCGACCCGATCCTCATGGGTATCCCCCTCCAACTCCTCGCCTACCACACGGCCTTGGCCCTGGGCCGAGACATCGACAAGCCCCGCAACTTGGCCAAGTCGGTCACGGTCGAATAA
- a CDS encoding carbohydrate ABC transporter permease, translating to MTTTTTTAAPPEDAVPAARRVRRPKSARAGGQLHGGPIAYIILGLFTIGSLFPLVWTAIAASRDNNRLAQTPPPFWFGSNLFRNLDIAWNDANLGKAFVNTTIVAGTSAATVVFLSTIAGFAFAKLRFRGRGALMLIVIGTMMVPPQLSVIPLYMMVAKLEWTDQLQAVILPSLVSAFGVFFMRQYLIQALPDEIIEAARVDGASSWRVVWHVVFPAARPAMSVLGMLMFVQTWNDFLWPFLVLSQTGNPTVQVAVAGLGRGYTPDQSLIMAGALLGTLPLLLVFAIFGKQIVGGIMQGAVKG from the coding sequence GTGACGACGACGACCACGACCGCCGCACCGCCCGAGGACGCCGTACCGGCGGCCCGGCGGGTGCGCCGCCCGAAGTCCGCGCGGGCCGGCGGGCAACTGCACGGTGGCCCGATCGCCTACATCATCCTGGGCCTGTTCACCATCGGTTCGCTGTTCCCACTGGTGTGGACGGCGATCGCCGCCTCCCGCGACAACAACCGGCTGGCGCAGACTCCGCCGCCGTTCTGGTTCGGTTCGAACCTCTTCCGCAATCTCGACATCGCCTGGAACGACGCCAATCTGGGCAAGGCATTCGTCAACACCACGATCGTGGCGGGGACTTCGGCGGCGACCGTCGTGTTCCTGTCGACGATCGCCGGGTTCGCCTTCGCCAAGCTGCGCTTCCGAGGCCGCGGCGCGCTGATGCTGATCGTGATCGGCACGATGATGGTGCCGCCGCAGCTGAGCGTGATCCCGCTGTACATGATGGTCGCCAAGCTGGAGTGGACGGACCAGCTCCAGGCGGTGATCCTGCCCTCGCTGGTGAGCGCGTTCGGTGTGTTCTTCATGCGGCAGTACCTGATCCAGGCGCTGCCCGACGAGATCATCGAGGCGGCCCGGGTGGACGGCGCGAGCAGCTGGCGGGTGGTGTGGCACGTGGTGTTCCCCGCGGCGCGCCCCGCGATGTCGGTGCTCGGCATGCTGATGTTCGTCCAGACGTGGAACGACTTCCTGTGGCCGTTCCTGGTGCTGAGCCAGACCGGCAACCCGACCGTGCAGGTGGCGGTCGCGGGACTGGGCCGCGGATACACGCCCGACCAGTCCCTGATCATGGCGGGCGCGCTGCTGGGCACGCTGCCGCTGCTGCTGGTCTTCGCGATCTTCGGTAAGCAGATCGTGGGCGGCATCATGCAGGGCGCCGTCAAGGGCTGA
- a CDS encoding carbohydrate ABC transporter permease has protein sequence MATRHDTAAPPAKEGGAAPGRPPAVPTDTETRHRARLSRRWQRDMRWSPYAFVSPFFLLFLAFGLFPLIYTGWASLHQVELTAPTDMTWVGMRNYTRIFDDDFFWNAARNTLTIGIISTVPQLLMAMGLAHILNYKLRASTFYRVAMLTPYATSIAAASLVFVLLFGRDYGMINWALHFVGVDAIDWQSDKWPSQIAVSSIVIWRWTGYNALIYLAAMQAIPHDLYESAALDGASRWRQFLHVTLPSLRPTILFTVVVSTIGASQVFGEPLLFDANKGASGGAEHQFQTLGLYLYEQGWVNQHLGRASAIAWTMFLILIVVGIVNYVISRRLRASS, from the coding sequence ATGGCCACCCGCCACGACACCGCCGCGCCCCCCGCCAAGGAGGGGGGCGCGGCCCCGGGCCGCCCGCCCGCGGTACCCACGGACACGGAGACGCGGCACCGGGCCCGGCTGTCCCGCCGCTGGCAGCGGGACATGCGCTGGAGCCCGTACGCCTTCGTCTCGCCGTTCTTCCTGCTGTTCCTCGCGTTCGGCCTGTTCCCGCTGATCTACACGGGCTGGGCGTCGCTGCACCAGGTGGAGCTGACCGCGCCGACCGACATGACGTGGGTCGGGATGCGCAACTACACGCGCATCTTCGACGACGACTTCTTCTGGAACGCGGCGAGGAACACCCTCACCATCGGGATCATCTCGACCGTTCCGCAGCTGCTGATGGCGATGGGCCTGGCCCACATCCTCAACTACAAGCTGCGCGCCTCGACCTTCTACCGGGTCGCGATGCTCACGCCGTACGCGACGTCGATCGCGGCCGCCTCGCTGGTCTTCGTGCTGCTCTTCGGGCGCGACTACGGCATGATCAACTGGGCGCTGCACTTCGTGGGCGTCGACGCCATCGACTGGCAGTCCGACAAGTGGCCGTCGCAGATCGCGGTCTCGTCGATCGTCATCTGGCGGTGGACGGGCTACAACGCGCTGATCTACCTGGCCGCGATGCAGGCGATCCCGCACGACCTGTACGAGTCGGCGGCGCTGGACGGCGCGAGCCGCTGGCGGCAGTTCCTCCACGTGACGCTGCCGTCGCTGCGTCCGACGATCCTGTTCACCGTCGTCGTCTCGACGATCGGTGCCAGCCAGGTCTTCGGTGAACCGCTGCTCTTCGACGCCAACAAGGGCGCGTCGGGCGGCGCGGAGCACCAGTTCCAGACGCTGGGCCTGTACCTGTACGAGCAGGGCTGGGTGAACCAGCACCTGGGCCGGGCCTCGGCGATCGCCTGGACGATGTTCCTGATCCTGATCGTGGTCGGCATCGTCAACTACGTCATCTCGCGCCGGCTGCGCGCCAGTAGTTAG
- a CDS encoding GPR1/FUN34/YaaH family transporter: MDNDVSAGNTTTTIVGRLALGITLLAFGLGHTDVLDGVTAADAVSLAHYVGGVALFVAGLFAFRDRDTATGTAFSALGALWFTWAVSAGGQVSDNAAGLFLLLFALVALSLTLAGGDQLGQGIHGLFFVSLLLLAIARFADNDGLGKVGGWFAVAAGAVAWYAATAALAHWPTVLPRRAAGRGVTATG; encoded by the coding sequence GTGGACAACGACGTCTCCGCGGGAAACACCACCACCACGATCGTCGGCCGACTCGCCCTGGGAATCACCCTGTTGGCGTTCGGCCTCGGCCACACCGACGTCCTCGACGGCGTCACGGCGGCCGACGCCGTGTCACTCGCCCACTACGTGGGCGGAGTTGCGCTGTTCGTCGCCGGACTGTTCGCGTTCCGCGACCGCGACACGGCCACCGGTACGGCCTTCTCGGCGCTCGGCGCCCTGTGGTTCACCTGGGCGGTCTCCGCCGGCGGCCAGGTGTCCGACAACGCGGCCGGACTGTTCCTGCTGCTCTTCGCCCTCGTGGCGCTCTCTCTCACCCTGGCCGGCGGTGACCAGCTCGGCCAGGGCATCCACGGGCTGTTCTTCGTCTCGCTCCTGCTCCTGGCCATCGCCCGCTTCGCGGACAACGACGGCCTGGGCAAGGTCGGCGGCTGGTTCGCCGTGGCGGCGGGGGCCGTCGCCTGGTACGCCGCGACCGCGGCCCTGGCCCACTGGCCCACAGTCCTTCCGCGACGCGCCGCCGGCCGGGGAGTGACGGCCACCGGTTGA
- a CDS encoding ABC transporter substrate-binding protein: MRARTRTARKALVIAAVASLGAGLLAGCADDGGDGGSDDSSSGSGKGKTTITLGLFGTMGFKEAGLYTEYEKLHPEIKIAENVTERNENYYPALVNHLTTNSGLQDIQAIEVGNIAEVVATQAAKFEDLSKVSGVDKTKWLDWKWAQGTTKDGQTIGLGTDIGPMAICYRKDLFEAAGLPTDREEVGKLWAGDWNKFVAAGEQYKKKAKSGTFFMDSPGGLINAILSSEKEKFYDSSGEIIYKTNPAVKDAFDLTSEAAEKGLVQSQTQFQPAWNTTIAQSKFATVACPPWMLGTIKGNAKPEDAGKWDVAVAPKSGNWGGSFLGVPKSGKHVKEAEAFVTWLTAPEQQAKLFKVQGSFPSAPSAYTLPEVTGAKNEMTGDSPIGTVFSAAAKTAPVQVIGPKDQIIQQGLTDNGVILVAKGKSAAEAWKTATKTIDNNLDK; the protein is encoded by the coding sequence ATTCGAGCACGTACCCGAACCGCCCGCAAGGCGCTGGTCATCGCGGCCGTCGCGTCGCTGGGCGCGGGGCTGCTGGCCGGCTGTGCCGACGACGGCGGCGACGGCGGATCCGACGATTCGTCGTCCGGCAGCGGCAAGGGCAAGACCACGATCACGCTGGGCCTCTTCGGCACGATGGGCTTCAAGGAAGCCGGACTCTACACCGAGTACGAGAAGCTCCACCCCGAGATCAAGATCGCCGAAAACGTCACCGAGCGGAACGAGAACTACTACCCCGCACTCGTCAACCACCTCACCACCAACAGCGGCCTGCAGGACATCCAGGCCATCGAGGTGGGCAACATAGCCGAGGTCGTGGCCACGCAGGCGGCCAAGTTCGAGGACCTGTCGAAGGTCTCGGGCGTGGACAAGACCAAGTGGCTGGACTGGAAGTGGGCGCAGGGCACCACCAAGGACGGCCAGACGATCGGGCTCGGCACCGACATCGGCCCGATGGCCATCTGCTACCGCAAGGACCTCTTCGAGGCGGCCGGTCTGCCCACCGACCGCGAGGAGGTCGGCAAGCTGTGGGCCGGCGACTGGAACAAGTTCGTCGCCGCCGGCGAGCAGTACAAGAAGAAGGCCAAGTCGGGCACCTTCTTCATGGACTCCCCCGGTGGCCTCATCAACGCCATCCTCAGCAGTGAGAAGGAGAAGTTCTACGACTCCTCCGGCGAGATCATCTACAAGACGAACCCCGCCGTGAAGGACGCCTTCGACCTGACCTCGGAGGCTGCCGAGAAGGGGCTGGTCCAGTCCCAGACGCAGTTCCAGCCGGCCTGGAACACGACGATCGCGCAGAGCAAGTTCGCCACGGTGGCCTGCCCGCCGTGGATGCTCGGCACCATCAAGGGCAACGCGAAGCCGGAGGACGCCGGGAAGTGGGACGTGGCCGTCGCGCCCAAGTCCGGCAACTGGGGCGGTTCCTTCCTGGGCGTGCCGAAGAGCGGCAAGCACGTGAAGGAGGCCGAGGCGTTCGTCACCTGGCTGACCGCGCCCGAGCAGCAGGCGAAGCTGTTCAAGGTGCAGGGCTCCTTCCCGAGCGCGCCCAGCGCGTACACCCTGCCCGAGGTGACCGGCGCCAAGAACGAGATGACCGGTGACTCGCCGATCGGCACGGTCTTCTCCGCGGCCGCCAAGACCGCCCCGGTGCAGGTGATCGGCCCGAAGGACCAGATCATCCAGCAGGGTCTGACCGACAACGGCGTCATCCTCGTGGCGAAGGGCAAGTCGGCGGCGGAGGCCTGGAAGACGGCCACCAAGACCATCGACAACAACCTGGACAAGTGA
- a CDS encoding universal stress protein, with translation MAGHEFFEPADRKRPVADHTASEPLAAEEPRHSCDPAFKHGVVVGFDGSTSSERALAYAIGMAHRSGSGLIIVHVANRLPTTVWAGCEPPVFVDVPDHRTEVLGLELACAEYLAEVPWILVERGGDICHELEEVGREYEADAIVVGSTHGLVGRLFGSVAGRLAKRARRPVVVIP, from the coding sequence ATGGCCGGTCACGAATTCTTCGAACCCGCGGACCGCAAGCGGCCGGTAGCCGATCACACGGCGTCCGAGCCCCTGGCGGCGGAAGAGCCACGCCATTCCTGCGACCCCGCTTTCAAGCACGGCGTCGTGGTGGGCTTCGACGGCTCCACGTCCAGCGAGCGAGCTCTCGCGTACGCCATCGGCATGGCCCACCGCTCGGGCTCCGGCCTGATCATCGTCCATGTCGCCAACCGGCTGCCCACCACTGTGTGGGCGGGCTGCGAGCCGCCGGTCTTCGTCGATGTGCCGGATCACCGGACCGAAGTCCTGGGCCTCGAACTCGCCTGCGCGGAGTACCTCGCCGAAGTGCCCTGGATCCTCGTCGAGCGCGGCGGGGACATCTGTCACGAACTCGAGGAAGTCGGGCGGGAGTACGAGGCGGACGCCATCGTCGTGGGCTCCACGCACGGTCTCGTCGGCCGGCTCTTCGGCTCGGTCGCCGGGCGGCTCGCCAAGCGGGCGCGGCGTCCCGTCGTTGTCATTCCGTAA
- a CDS encoding LacI family DNA-binding transcriptional regulator produces the protein MAGHGVRGRSGGRPTLEEVAVRAGVGRGTVSRVINGSPRVSDATRAAVEAAVAELGYVPNTAARALAANRTDAIALVVPEPETRFFAEPYFSDMLKGVGAELSDTEMQLLLIFAGSDKERRRLAQYLAAHRVDGVLLVSVHADDPLPDLLAQLEIPAVISGPRSARESLASVDSDNYGGGRSAVEHLLARGCREIAHITGRLDVYGAQRRVDGYREALRDAGHEADEQLIEPGDFTEEGGRRAMTALLGRRPGLDAVFAGSDVMAAGARQVLREQGRRIPDDVALVGYDDSAIARHMDPPMTSVRQPIEEMGRRMIDLLLSEIADRRPAVSRGLERRQVVLATKLVERASS, from the coding sequence ATGGCAGGTCACGGAGTGCGGGGCCGAAGCGGTGGTCGCCCCACCCTCGAAGAGGTCGCGGTGCGGGCCGGTGTCGGTCGCGGCACGGTCTCCCGGGTGATCAACGGCTCGCCCCGGGTCAGTGACGCGACGCGCGCGGCCGTCGAGGCGGCGGTCGCGGAACTCGGCTACGTCCCGAACACGGCCGCCCGCGCCCTGGCCGCCAACCGCACGGACGCGATCGCCCTCGTCGTCCCCGAGCCGGAGACCCGCTTCTTCGCGGAACCGTACTTCTCGGACATGCTCAAGGGCGTCGGGGCGGAGCTGTCGGACACCGAGATGCAGCTGCTGCTGATCTTCGCGGGCAGCGACAAGGAGCGCCGCCGGCTCGCCCAGTACCTGGCCGCGCACCGGGTGGACGGTGTCCTGCTGGTGTCCGTGCACGCCGACGACCCGCTGCCCGACCTGCTCGCCCAACTGGAGATCCCCGCCGTGATCAGCGGTCCGAGGTCGGCGCGGGAGTCGCTGGCGTCGGTGGACTCCGACAACTACGGCGGCGGCCGCTCCGCCGTCGAGCACCTGCTGGCCCGGGGCTGCCGCGAGATCGCCCACATCACCGGACGCCTCGACGTGTACGGCGCCCAGCGCCGCGTCGACGGCTACCGGGAGGCGCTGCGGGACGCGGGCCACGAGGCGGACGAACAGCTCATCGAGCCGGGCGACTTCACCGAGGAGGGCGGGCGTCGCGCGATGACCGCGTTGCTCGGCCGGCGCCCCGGCCTGGACGCGGTGTTCGCGGGTTCGGACGTGATGGCGGCCGGTGCCCGGCAGGTCCTGCGCGAGCAGGGGCGCCGTATCCCCGACGACGTGGCGCTCGTCGGCTACGACGACTCGGCCATAGCCCGCCACATGGACCCGCCCATGACCAGCGTCCGCCAGCCCATCGAGGAGATGGGCCGCAGGATGATCGACCTGCTGCTGTCGGAGATCGCGGACCGCCGCCCGGCGGTGTCCCGGGGCCTGGAGCGGCGGCAGGTGGTCCTGGCGACGAAGCTGGTGGAGCGGGCGTCGTCCTGA
- a CDS encoding GH1 family beta-glucosidase, translating into MPEPVTPVTFPPAFLWGAATSAYQIEGAVREDGRTPSIWDTFSHTPGKTAGGETGDIAVDHYHRYRDDVALMADLGLTAYRFSISWSRVQPTGRGPAVQVGLDFYRRLVDELLAHGIKPAITLYHWDLPQELEDAGGWPERDTAYRFAEYAQIVGAALGDRVEQWITLNEPWCSAFLGYGSGVHAPGRTDPAASLKAAHHLNLAHGLGTSALRSAMPARNSVAVSLNSSVVRPFSQDAADLAAARKIDDLANGVFHGPMLHGAYPETLFAATELITDWSYVQDGDLVAINQPLDALGLNYYTPTLVSAADTEVSGPRADGHGASPHTPWPGADDVAFHQTPGERTEMGWTIDPTGLHDLITRYTREAPGLPLYITENGAAYDDKPDPEGRVHDPERIAYLHGHLAAVRRAIADGADVRGYYLWSLMDNFEWAYGYEKRFGAVYVDYATLARTPKSSAHWYGQAARTGTLPALETGLIT; encoded by the coding sequence ATGCCTGAGCCCGTAACGCCGGTGACCTTTCCTCCCGCCTTCCTCTGGGGCGCCGCGACCTCCGCGTACCAGATCGAGGGGGCGGTGCGGGAGGACGGCCGCACGCCCTCCATCTGGGACACCTTCAGCCATACGCCGGGCAAGACGGCCGGCGGCGAGACCGGTGACATCGCTGTCGACCACTACCACCGCTACCGCGACGACGTGGCGCTGATGGCGGACCTGGGCCTGACCGCGTACCGCTTCTCGATCTCCTGGTCGCGGGTGCAGCCGACCGGCCGTGGCCCTGCCGTACAGGTGGGCCTGGACTTCTACCGCCGCCTGGTCGACGAGCTGCTCGCGCACGGCATCAAGCCCGCCATCACCCTGTACCACTGGGACCTGCCGCAGGAGCTGGAGGACGCGGGCGGCTGGCCCGAGCGGGACACGGCGTACCGCTTCGCCGAGTACGCGCAGATCGTCGGCGCGGCGCTCGGCGACCGCGTGGAACAGTGGATCACCCTCAACGAGCCCTGGTGCAGCGCCTTTCTGGGGTACGGCTCCGGGGTGCACGCGCCCGGGCGTACGGACCCGGCGGCCTCGCTCAAGGCGGCCCACCACCTCAACCTGGCGCACGGCCTCGGCACGTCGGCGCTGCGGTCGGCCATGCCGGCCCGCAACTCCGTCGCGGTGAGCCTCAACTCCTCGGTGGTCAGGCCGTTCTCGCAGGACGCGGCCGACCTGGCGGCGGCCCGCAAGATCGACGACCTGGCCAACGGCGTGTTCCACGGCCCGATGCTGCACGGCGCGTACCCGGAGACGCTGTTCGCCGCGACGGAGCTGATCACCGACTGGTCGTACGTCCAGGACGGCGACCTGGTGGCGATCAACCAGCCGCTGGACGCGCTGGGCCTCAACTACTACACGCCGACGTTGGTGTCGGCGGCGGACACCGAGGTGAGCGGGCCCCGCGCCGACGGTCACGGTGCCAGCCCGCACACCCCGTGGCCGGGCGCGGACGACGTAGCCTTCCACCAGACGCCGGGCGAGCGCACCGAGATGGGCTGGACCATCGACCCGACGGGCCTGCACGACCTGATCACGCGCTACACGCGGGAGGCCCCGGGCCTGCCCCTCTACATCACGGAGAACGGCGCGGCCTACGACGACAAGCCCGACCCGGAAGGCCGAGTCCACGACCCCGAGCGCATCGCCTACCTGCACGGTCACCTGGCGGCGGTCCGCCGGGCGATCGCCGACGGCGCTGACGTCCGCGGCTACTACCTGTGGTCCCTGATGGACAACTTCGAGTGGGCCTACGGCTACGAGAAGCGCTTCGGCGCGGTCTACGTCGACTACGCGACGCTGGCCCGCACCCCGAAGTCCAGCGCGCACTGGTACGGCCAGGCGGCACGCACGGGCACCCTCCCCGCCCTCGAAACGGGCCTGATCACCTGA